A single window of Methylacidimicrobium sp. AP8 DNA harbors:
- a CDS encoding glycogen/starch/alpha-glucan phosphorylase, whose protein sequence is MTSCPGSFRFVKETTPDAIRECAIAHLRFTLARFPKSATPRDWWLATSLMARDFLVERLLATQEAHRASGVRRVYYLSLEYFLGRLLRQNLLNLGLWDLTSEALRPVGVDLEEICQEEAEMGLGNGGLGRLAACFLESLATLGLPAIGYGIHYEFGLFQQDFQRGYQIERPDDWHRFGTPWEILHPELSQTVHLYGRTEHREGGCYWTDYRDILGLPFDIPIVGYGGKTVNFLRLWSAKSTKEFDLEAFNRGGYFEAVEEKSFAESITKVLYPNDKTENGKALRLVQQYFFVACSLRDILRRFEAEHRDGTLLPDKVVIHLNDTHPALAIVELMRILIDEKRMAWEKAWDWVTRIFAYTNHTLLPEALETWPVPLFHRVLPRHLEILYEINRRLLDTVSETGEAADARRRAISLFEESHPKAVRMAHLAVVGSFSVNGVSALHSELLRSRLFPEFAALFPGKFRNVTNGITPRVWLLGANPGLASLLTETLGEGWITDLSRLEGLRTFLDDASFRERYAAIKRANKLRLADRLRDWCGLDADPNALFDVQVKRIHEYKRQHLNLLHILWLYRRILENPREEFPPRLFLFAGKAAPGYDLAKCIIKAIHAVADRINGDPLAFGRLQVAFVPNYGVWRASLIIPAADLSEQISTAGKEASGTGNMKLALNGAVTIGTLDGANVEIREAVGPENIFIFGLTAEEVADRVQKGYNPWEIYEADPEIRAILDWIGSGDLTPGEPASVLAPLRSSLLEGGDPFLVLADFAAYLAAQRQAERAYRDKSRWLSMAVQNTASVGRFSSDRAIREYAEGIWRIAPAAG, encoded by the coding sequence ATGACCTCCTGTCCCGGATCCTTCCGTTTCGTCAAGGAAACCACCCCGGACGCGATCCGCGAATGCGCCATCGCCCACCTACGCTTCACCCTGGCCCGCTTCCCCAAGAGCGCGACGCCGCGGGACTGGTGGCTGGCCACTTCGCTCATGGCGCGCGATTTCCTGGTGGAACGCCTGCTCGCGACGCAGGAAGCGCACAGGGCGAGCGGCGTCCGCCGGGTCTACTACCTCTCGCTCGAATACTTCCTAGGCCGCCTGCTGCGCCAGAATCTGCTCAACTTGGGCCTCTGGGACCTCACCTCCGAGGCGCTCCGGCCGGTCGGCGTCGACCTCGAGGAGATCTGCCAGGAGGAGGCGGAGATGGGGCTCGGGAACGGCGGCTTGGGCCGGCTCGCCGCCTGCTTCCTCGAGTCGCTGGCCACCCTGGGGCTGCCCGCGATCGGCTACGGGATCCATTACGAGTTCGGTCTCTTCCAGCAGGACTTTCAACGGGGCTACCAGATCGAACGGCCGGATGATTGGCACCGGTTCGGGACTCCGTGGGAAATCCTCCATCCGGAGCTCTCCCAGACGGTCCACCTCTACGGGAGGACCGAACACCGGGAGGGAGGCTGTTATTGGACCGACTACCGCGACATCCTGGGCCTTCCCTTCGACATTCCGATCGTCGGCTACGGGGGAAAGACGGTCAACTTCCTCCGCCTCTGGAGCGCCAAGTCGACCAAGGAGTTCGACCTCGAAGCATTCAACCGGGGAGGCTACTTCGAGGCGGTCGAGGAAAAGAGCTTCGCCGAATCGATCACCAAGGTCCTCTACCCGAACGACAAGACCGAGAACGGCAAGGCGCTGCGCCTGGTCCAGCAATACTTCTTCGTCGCCTGCTCCCTTCGGGACATTCTGCGGCGGTTCGAAGCGGAGCATCGCGACGGGACTCTTCTTCCGGACAAGGTTGTGATCCACCTCAACGACACCCATCCGGCCCTCGCCATCGTCGAGCTGATGCGGATCCTGATCGACGAGAAGCGGATGGCATGGGAGAAGGCGTGGGATTGGGTCACCCGGATCTTCGCCTACACCAACCACACGCTGCTTCCGGAAGCGCTCGAAACCTGGCCGGTCCCCCTCTTCCACCGAGTCCTTCCCCGCCATCTCGAGATTCTCTACGAGATCAACCGGCGGCTGCTCGACACCGTTTCGGAGACGGGCGAAGCCGCGGACGCCCGGCGCCGGGCGATCTCGCTCTTCGAGGAGAGCCATCCCAAGGCGGTCCGGATGGCCCATCTAGCCGTGGTCGGAAGCTTTTCGGTCAACGGCGTCTCGGCTCTCCACTCGGAGCTCCTCCGGAGCCGCCTCTTCCCCGAGTTCGCGGCTCTCTTTCCCGGCAAGTTTCGGAATGTGACCAACGGGATCACCCCTCGGGTCTGGCTCCTGGGGGCCAACCCGGGGCTGGCCTCCCTCTTGACGGAGACCCTGGGAGAGGGGTGGATCACCGATCTCTCGCGCCTCGAGGGGCTGCGGACGTTCCTTGACGACGCCTCCTTCCGGGAGCGGTACGCCGCGATCAAGCGGGCAAACAAGCTCCGGCTCGCCGACCGCCTGCGCGACTGGTGCGGCCTCGACGCCGACCCGAACGCGCTCTTCGATGTGCAGGTCAAGCGGATCCATGAATACAAGCGGCAGCACCTCAACCTCCTCCACATTCTCTGGCTCTATCGGAGGATCCTCGAGAACCCCAGGGAGGAGTTTCCGCCCCGCTTATTCCTCTTCGCCGGCAAGGCCGCCCCCGGCTACGACCTGGCCAAGTGCATCATCAAGGCGATCCACGCGGTGGCGGACCGGATCAACGGCGACCCCTTAGCGTTCGGACGGCTGCAAGTCGCCTTCGTCCCGAACTACGGCGTCTGGCGCGCCTCCCTCATCATCCCCGCCGCCGACCTTTCCGAGCAGATCTCGACTGCGGGCAAGGAAGCCTCCGGCACCGGCAACATGAAGCTGGCCCTCAACGGAGCGGTCACGATCGGCACCTTGGACGGAGCCAACGTCGAGATCCGGGAAGCGGTCGGCCCGGAGAACATCTTCATCTTCGGGCTAACGGCCGAAGAGGTCGCCGACCGGGTACAAAAGGGGTACAACCCCTGGGAGATCTACGAGGCTGATCCGGAAATCCGGGCGATTCTCGACTGGATCGGCTCTGGCGACCTGACCCCAGGGGAGCCGGCCTCGGTGCTGGCCCCTCTCCGATCGAGCCTCCTCGAGGGGGGGGACCCCTTCCTGGTGCTCGCCGATTTCGCGGCCTACCTGGCCGCCCAGCGTCAGGCCGAGCGCGCCTACCGCGATAAGTCCCGGTGGCTCTCGATGGCCGTGCAGAACACCGCTTCGGTCGGGCGGTTTTCGAGCGACCGCGCCATTCGCGAGTACGCGGAAGGCATCTGGCGGATCGCCCCGGCGGCCGGTTAA
- a CDS encoding MFS transporter, with product MKPEIPLRGWRFWAVHLVLPLEFLLALYGSSSYAAFTLYTVGDMGQSPSHATWTSAVFFAGRGLGMFLAPFVSRRFRSVPSLLASCYGLSAVSFLCGLTGDFYLFLVLRLVLGFFSGTAMILAQFLTLRFHPPERWPNVITGFGLLLGSTFAFGPNVGGVLEEAVGWRGFFFIAALLHLFLGGLLWAVLPRRREEPVPYRFDGVGLGLLLISMLSLQTLIVRGQDEDWYNSTFVVALAAAGVLSLVAFAIWELGEKEPLIDVRIFLQPHYTIGVLAGSTLLLLAFGMLSLLLGNLQTLEGYTPDLAARSMLSVFLLAPAGWILATYLNRHVDPRWPSAFYLAGFAAYAYWVSTYDYFGRRSWYTYLLGSQVLQGFCLGGVATLTAVALQGTPRHRESAASQTLVLVRTYAMSWGPGLLGALLTHRTAFQQTRLVETAPWGDPAFGWAADRLLQTGASPLQAIGLLGRYAASHAAILATEDVFRFCSWCFLGLAILVCTPLAKKRPPSS from the coding sequence ATGAAGCCCGAAATCCCTCTGCGCGGATGGCGCTTCTGGGCCGTTCATCTCGTCCTCCCCTTGGAGTTCCTCCTCGCCCTTTACGGCTCCTCCTCCTATGCGGCGTTCACCCTCTACACGGTGGGCGATATGGGGCAGAGCCCGAGCCATGCGACCTGGACCTCGGCGGTCTTCTTCGCCGGAAGGGGCTTGGGGATGTTCCTGGCGCCCTTTGTCTCCCGCCGCTTCCGGAGCGTTCCGTCGCTCCTGGCCTCCTGCTACGGCCTCAGCGCGGTCTCCTTCCTCTGCGGGCTGACCGGCGATTTCTACCTCTTTCTCGTGCTCCGGCTGGTGCTCGGCTTTTTTTCCGGAACGGCGATGATCCTCGCCCAGTTCCTCACGTTGCGCTTCCATCCCCCCGAACGGTGGCCCAACGTGATCACGGGCTTCGGCCTGCTCTTGGGGAGCACCTTCGCCTTCGGCCCCAACGTCGGCGGCGTTTTGGAGGAAGCGGTGGGCTGGCGCGGGTTCTTCTTCATCGCGGCGCTTCTCCATCTTTTCCTCGGCGGCCTTCTCTGGGCGGTTCTGCCCCGGCGCCGGGAGGAGCCCGTCCCCTACCGGTTCGATGGGGTGGGACTCGGGCTGCTGCTCATCTCGATGCTCTCCCTCCAAACCCTGATCGTCCGGGGGCAGGACGAAGACTGGTACAACTCGACCTTCGTGGTCGCGCTGGCCGCGGCGGGCGTGCTTTCCCTGGTCGCCTTCGCGATCTGGGAGCTGGGGGAGAAGGAGCCGCTCATCGACGTCCGGATCTTCCTGCAGCCGCACTACACGATCGGTGTCTTGGCTGGCTCGACCCTGCTCCTGCTCGCCTTCGGCATGCTCTCGTTGCTCCTGGGCAATCTCCAGACCCTCGAAGGCTATACCCCGGATCTGGCCGCCCGTTCGATGCTCTCCGTGTTCCTTTTAGCTCCCGCCGGCTGGATTCTCGCCACCTATCTCAACCGCCACGTCGATCCGCGCTGGCCTTCGGCGTTCTATCTCGCCGGCTTCGCCGCCTACGCCTACTGGGTGAGCACCTATGACTACTTCGGAAGGAGATCTTGGTATACCTACCTGCTGGGATCGCAGGTCCTGCAGGGGTTCTGTCTAGGAGGGGTCGCCACCCTGACCGCGGTCGCCCTGCAAGGCACTCCTCGCCACCGGGAAAGCGCGGCGAGCCAAACCTTGGTCCTGGTGCGCACGTACGCGATGAGCTGGGGGCCCGGCCTCCTGGGAGCCCTGTTGACCCATAGGACGGCCTTCCAGCAGACCCGCCTGGTCGAAACCGCGCCCTGGGGCGACCCCGCCTTCGGCTGGGCGGCCGACCGGCTTCTTCAGACGGGGGCCTCCCCGCTGCAGGCGATCGGGCTCCTGGGCCGCTATGCCGCGAGCCATGCCGCAATCCTGGCCACCGAGGACGTTTTCCGGTTCTGCTCCTGGTGCTTCCTCGGCCTGGCGATCCTGGTCTGCACCCCGCTCGCCAAGAAGCGCCCCCCGTCCTCTTAA
- a CDS encoding HlyD family secretion protein, whose translation MSGMLWERWERAFSRRLLSSTPPRFRRRVLRNRRLFLFGGFAALGSVVLFLWWWLFASRWVVTNDAYVTGNLVPVKSQVNGRVVEVRYENTQFVRQGAVLVRLDGLDSRVALEGAEARLGEAVRRVETLFSQAALDRQRILAQKARLERLRHDLERYRQVAPYGAIPAQLVDDTECQVRELEASVREAEADLQSAEAQISRTTVETHPEVLEAASVLKKAYLDFVRREVRAPVTGFIANRRVQPGDEVHPDTALMAVVPLDYLWVEANYRERELRRVRPGQSVGISIDLYGRRLRYHGVVEGIGAGTGSVFALLPPENATGNYIHIVERVPVRIRISENELRAHPLRPGLSAVTAIHVSERGSPVLASLTEFPKEKYEAPFYEQELQGAEERIARIIAANRHAAHPSAEGIRENREPSGTPAPAAAPQGRP comes from the coding sequence ATGAGCGGCATGCTTTGGGAACGGTGGGAAAGGGCCTTCTCCCGCCGGCTGCTCTCCAGCACGCCCCCGCGCTTCCGGCGGCGGGTGCTCCGGAACCGGCGGCTCTTTCTCTTCGGGGGCTTCGCGGCCTTGGGTTCGGTAGTCCTCTTCCTGTGGTGGTGGCTTTTCGCCAGCCGGTGGGTGGTGACCAACGACGCCTATGTGACCGGCAATCTCGTGCCGGTGAAGTCCCAAGTCAACGGCAGGGTCGTCGAGGTGCGCTACGAGAACACGCAGTTCGTCCGGCAAGGGGCCGTGCTCGTCCGGCTCGACGGCCTCGATTCCCGGGTAGCCTTGGAGGGAGCCGAAGCGAGACTCGGGGAGGCGGTCCGGCGGGTAGAGACGCTTTTCAGCCAGGCGGCTCTGGACCGGCAGCGCATCTTGGCCCAGAAGGCGCGGCTGGAACGGCTCCGCCACGACCTGGAGCGATACCGGCAGGTGGCTCCCTACGGGGCGATCCCGGCTCAGCTGGTCGATGACACCGAGTGTCAGGTCCGGGAACTCGAGGCGAGCGTCCGGGAAGCCGAGGCGGATCTCCAGTCGGCCGAAGCCCAAATCAGCCGAACCACCGTCGAGACGCATCCGGAAGTGCTCGAAGCGGCGAGCGTCCTCAAGAAGGCCTATCTCGATTTCGTCCGCCGGGAAGTTCGGGCTCCGGTCACCGGGTTCATCGCCAACCGCCGCGTGCAGCCCGGAGACGAGGTTCACCCGGACACGGCGCTCATGGCCGTCGTGCCGCTAGACTACCTCTGGGTGGAAGCCAATTACCGGGAGAGGGAGCTCCGGCGGGTCCGGCCCGGCCAAAGCGTGGGTATTTCGATCGATCTCTACGGCCGCCGCCTCCGCTATCACGGCGTGGTCGAGGGTATCGGCGCGGGGACCGGGAGCGTCTTCGCGCTGCTCCCGCCGGAAAACGCGACCGGAAATTACATCCACATCGTCGAACGGGTGCCGGTCCGAATCCGGATCTCCGAAAACGAGCTGCGCGCCCATCCGCTGCGCCCGGGGCTCTCCGCCGTCACCGCGATCCACGTGAGCGAACGGGGCAGCCCGGTGCTTGCGTCGCTCACCGAGTTTCCCAAGGAAAAATACGAAGCCCCCTTTTACGAACAGGAGCTGCAGGGAGCCGAGGAGAGGATCGCGCGGATCATCGCCGCCAACCGGCACGCAGCCCATCCTTCGGCCGAAGGCATTCGGGAGAACAGGGAACCTTCCGGCACGCCGGCTCCCGCGGCGGCGCCGCAAGGAAGACCATAA
- a CDS encoding TolC family protein → MASQFDLRGLGLSGLELLRPLRRELVLLLGYPPHVHELSRRSLGRGSGPDPRGRGEARAAESEVAVARLLLAATVARRFIRLAAVEDELRLARRREAIAGELLSLSRVRGGRGIDSLIPVHTAEERVEAARQEAAGLERESLSLRNEIARLAGQGPDWGRSLAVAEASFPRRFPLPERIAFDVLGHRPDVAVARWRAQAAANRVKVAKTAFYPNLNLVAWFGFQTLNFPTLFLSPGVPLMYMAGPALTLPIFEGGRLTAQLEAVTEEYHIAVERYNSVLLSALQQVADALAYWQEAIQDLEAQERAVAAAAANLELSRRLFGSGLNMRQDLLEMEYRLAEEESRLSTRRAQHVDAAVSLLVALGGGFEPPLTPEFPDKRL, encoded by the coding sequence GTGGCTAGCCAATTCGATCTTCGGGGTCTGGGGCTTTCCGGGCTCGAGCTTCTTCGGCCCCTTCGGCGAGAACTCGTTCTTCTTTTGGGATATCCTCCCCATGTTCACGAGCTATCACGTCGATCTCTGGGGAGAGGATCGGGCCCGGATCCGCGCGGCCGCGGGGAGGCGCGCGCGGCGGAGTCCGAAGTCGCCGTGGCCCGGCTGCTCCTCGCCGCGACCGTCGCCCGCCGCTTCATTCGTCTTGCCGCGGTCGAAGACGAGCTCCGGCTGGCGCGGCGGCGCGAGGCGATCGCCGGAGAGCTGCTCTCCCTCTCGCGGGTGCGCGGCGGCCGGGGAATCGACAGCCTCATTCCGGTGCATACGGCGGAGGAAAGGGTGGAGGCGGCGCGCCAGGAGGCGGCCGGGCTCGAGCGGGAGAGCCTAAGCCTGCGGAATGAGATCGCCCGGCTCGCCGGACAGGGACCGGACTGGGGCCGGTCGCTGGCGGTGGCCGAGGCGAGCTTTCCCCGACGCTTTCCCCTGCCGGAGCGGATCGCCTTCGATGTGCTGGGCCATCGGCCCGACGTCGCCGTCGCCCGATGGCGGGCGCAGGCGGCCGCCAACCGGGTGAAGGTGGCCAAGACCGCCTTCTACCCGAATCTCAACCTGGTCGCCTGGTTCGGCTTCCAGACCCTCAATTTTCCGACGCTCTTCCTTTCCCCTGGAGTCCCGCTCATGTACATGGCCGGGCCCGCGCTCACGCTGCCGATCTTCGAAGGCGGGCGGCTGACGGCCCAGCTCGAGGCCGTTACCGAAGAGTATCATATCGCCGTGGAACGGTATAACAGCGTCCTCCTCTCGGCGCTGCAGCAGGTCGCCGACGCGCTCGCCTACTGGCAGGAAGCGATCCAGGACCTGGAAGCGCAGGAGAGGGCGGTGGCGGCCGCCGCCGCCAACCTCGAGCTTTCCCGCCGGCTCTTCGGCTCCGGGCTCAACATGCGCCAGGATCTGCTCGAGATGGAGTACCGGTTGGCCGAAGAGGAGAGCCGGCTCAGCACGCGCCGCGCCCAGCACGTGGATGCCGCCGTTTCTCTTCTGGTCGCTCTGGGCGGAGGCTTCGAGCCCCCCTTGACGCCGGAGTTCCCGGACAAGCGGTTATGA
- a CDS encoding alpha/beta hydrolase: protein MKRSIPNEIRNARGERLNFAYQGGSADNPVLVVIGHGITAHKDRPMLIELANVLFRHGIHTLRFSFSGNGASEGKFEESTPHKEVEDLGAVLDTLGDWHVGYAGHSLGALVGVLRASEDPRIRFLISIAGMAHSAAFAKREFGGVTPGEGCMWDMPQFPLSRAFIEDMNRIDNVVETARKIRVPWLFVHGLADDVVPPQDSRDLYAVASGPKRLVEIPEADHLFPDAHATTMANAVAAWLEEVKP, encoded by the coding sequence ATGAAACGATCCATTCCGAACGAAATTCGCAATGCCCGAGGGGAACGACTCAACTTCGCCTACCAAGGGGGCTCGGCCGACAATCCGGTGCTGGTCGTCATCGGCCACGGGATCACCGCCCACAAGGACCGGCCGATGCTGATCGAACTGGCCAACGTGCTCTTCCGTCACGGCATCCATACTCTGCGCTTTTCCTTTTCCGGCAACGGGGCCTCGGAGGGGAAATTCGAGGAATCGACGCCGCACAAAGAAGTGGAGGATCTCGGCGCGGTTCTCGACACGCTCGGGGACTGGCACGTGGGCTATGCCGGGCATAGCCTAGGCGCGCTCGTCGGCGTCCTGCGCGCCAGCGAGGATCCGCGGATCCGCTTCCTGATTTCGATCGCCGGGATGGCCCATTCGGCCGCCTTTGCCAAGCGCGAGTTCGGCGGGGTGACGCCGGGAGAGGGCTGTATGTGGGATATGCCGCAGTTTCCGCTCTCGCGGGCGTTCATCGAGGACATGAACCGGATCGACAATGTCGTGGAGACCGCGCGGAAGATCCGTGTGCCCTGGCTTTTCGTCCATGGCCTGGCCGACGACGTGGTTCCGCCGCAGGATTCCCGGGATCTCTACGCGGTCGCATCCGGACCGAAGCGGCTTGTCGAAATTCCGGAGGCGGATCACCTCTTCCCGGATGCCCACGCCACGACCATGGCGAATGCGGTCGCCGCGTGGCTCGAGGAAGTGAAGCCCTAG
- a CDS encoding DUF2017 family protein, which translates to MKIERHPDAAVLHFDPGEREILVSSLLELRKHYQTDVSQLSEPLQQYWRGVLTRSEGIEDDEEMADGADVLEAERLSWRPERVALLNRWLAPESSLHNPLDPSLRLSRGEIDEFLSMLNDRRLTLAIAQGITDEQMEWNPLMVKSRDLQRSLWEIHFLAYLQESCISALLEE; encoded by the coding sequence GTGAAGATCGAACGGCATCCGGATGCTGCCGTGCTCCATTTCGATCCGGGGGAGCGGGAGATCCTCGTATCTTCTCTCCTGGAGCTGCGCAAGCACTACCAGACCGACGTTTCCCAGCTGTCGGAGCCGCTGCAGCAGTACTGGCGGGGTGTGCTGACCCGCAGCGAGGGGATCGAGGATGACGAGGAGATGGCCGACGGGGCCGATGTGCTGGAGGCCGAGCGACTCAGCTGGCGCCCGGAGCGGGTTGCGCTGCTCAACCGGTGGCTGGCTCCGGAGAGTTCCCTCCACAATCCTTTGGATCCCTCCCTGCGGCTGAGTCGAGGAGAGATCGACGAATTTCTTTCGATGCTCAACGACCGGAGGCTCACGCTCGCGATCGCTCAGGGGATTACCGATGAGCAGATGGAGTGGAATCCGCTGATGGTCAAGTCGCGCGACCTCCAGCGATCGCTCTGGGAAATCCATTTTCTGGCCTATCTCCAGGAAAGCTGCATCTCGGCGCTCCTGGAGGAGTAG
- the clpS gene encoding ATP-dependent Clp protease adapter ClpS codes for MQQVAFPETIHEEVVDEKVRDAFERRWGVVVWNDPVNLMSYVVYVFQRVLKMSKQEATRHMLEVHHNGRSVVAQETRERAEFLVHQLQRFGLQATMERG; via the coding sequence ATGCAGCAGGTAGCGTTCCCGGAGACGATCCACGAGGAGGTTGTCGACGAAAAAGTCCGCGACGCCTTTGAGCGTCGCTGGGGTGTGGTCGTCTGGAATGATCCGGTCAACCTCATGAGTTATGTGGTCTATGTTTTCCAGCGCGTGCTCAAGATGAGCAAGCAGGAGGCAACCCGGCATATGCTGGAGGTCCACCATAACGGGAGGAGTGTGGTCGCCCAGGAAACCCGGGAGCGCGCCGAATTTCTCGTACATCAGCTGCAGCGATTCGGGTTGCAGGCGACCATGGAACGCGGGTGA
- the moeB gene encoding molybdopterin-synthase adenylyltransferase MoeB, giving the protein MSYLPRIDKVFPAAGFSREEIRRYGRHLIMPEVTLDGQKKLKAARVLAVGTGGLGSPLLLYLAAAGVGRLGIVDFDTVDDSNLQRQIIHKTRNVGKPKIESAIEAIRDLNPNVEVVPYPTALRSENALEILRDYDVIVDGTDNFPTRYLVNDACVLLGKPNVYGSIFRFEGQATVFWAEKGPCYRCLYPEPPDPGMVPSCAEGGVLGVLPGLIGIVQAIETVKLILGLGDPLIGRLLLFEALGMEFREFRLRKDPACPICGAERTIRELIDYEAFCGMTAPAVSEGLPELSVQELKRRLDQMADFDLIDVREPHEQQIARIPGAKMIPLSEFPRRMHELDPSREIVVHCKAGIRSAKACRLLLDAGFRKVQNLAGGIDAWSLEIDPSVPRY; this is encoded by the coding sequence ATGAGTTATTTGCCGCGTATCGATAAGGTATTCCCCGCCGCGGGCTTTTCCCGCGAGGAGATCCGGCGCTACGGCCGGCACCTGATCATGCCCGAGGTCACCCTCGACGGGCAGAAGAAGCTCAAGGCCGCGCGCGTGCTCGCCGTCGGGACCGGAGGGCTCGGCTCGCCCCTGCTCCTCTACCTCGCCGCGGCCGGCGTGGGGAGGCTCGGCATCGTCGATTTCGACACGGTCGACGATTCGAACCTGCAGCGCCAGATCATCCACAAGACCCGCAACGTCGGCAAACCGAAGATCGAGTCGGCGATCGAGGCGATCCGTGATCTCAATCCCAACGTGGAGGTCGTGCCCTATCCGACGGCTCTCCGCTCGGAAAACGCGCTCGAGATCCTCCGGGACTACGACGTCATCGTCGACGGCACCGACAATTTTCCCACGCGCTACCTGGTCAACGACGCCTGCGTCCTCTTGGGCAAGCCGAATGTCTACGGGAGCATCTTCCGCTTCGAGGGGCAGGCGACGGTTTTCTGGGCGGAAAAGGGGCCTTGCTATCGTTGCCTCTACCCGGAACCCCCCGATCCAGGCATGGTACCGAGCTGCGCCGAAGGGGGCGTGCTCGGCGTTCTGCCGGGACTCATCGGCATAGTGCAGGCGATCGAGACCGTGAAGCTGATCCTGGGTCTCGGCGACCCCCTGATCGGAAGGCTGCTCCTCTTCGAGGCCCTCGGCATGGAGTTCCGCGAGTTCCGGCTGCGGAAGGATCCGGCGTGCCCGATCTGCGGAGCCGAGCGGACGATCCGGGAGCTGATTGACTACGAGGCCTTTTGCGGGATGACGGCTCCCGCCGTCTCCGAGGGGCTGCCGGAGCTGAGCGTCCAGGAGCTCAAGCGGCGGCTTGACCAGATGGCGGACTTCGACCTGATCGACGTGCGCGAGCCCCACGAGCAGCAGATCGCGAGGATTCCCGGGGCCAAGATGATCCCCCTTTCGGAGTTCCCCCGGCGCATGCACGAGCTCGACCCGTCGCGGGAGATCGTGGTCCACTGCAAGGCCGGCATCCGCTCCGCGAAGGCCTGCCGGCTGCTCTTGGACGCGGGGTTCCGAAAGGTGCAGAACCTCGCGGGCGGAATCGATGCGTGGAGCCTGGAGATCGATCCGTCGGTGCCGCGTTACTAG
- a CDS encoding ribonuclease D: MTFRKFLLGRSETTSRAAPQAVAWIDSVPELSAFSKKLRPGLPIAIDAESASFHHYQARLCVLSIRQGEVAAVVDTLRLDPAPLWEPLSRSPWILHGMDFDRRLLREAGAPDPPSVFDTMIAAQLCGLPAIGYAALVQRFFGVEIAKQSQKADWARRPLSPAMLDYAAQDVRYLESLQERLTGELDRLGRREWHRESCARLLRKTGEAAAEKSGAWRIRGWRDLPPEALPFLRSLWEWREEEAARRDLAPFRLVPPELLLRLAAWAAARRGPLPGRWLPRHLGEAERSRLAEALSHPKGTPEELLPPAKPRLRLTAEAKRRLEALTATRSRLAARLGIDPGVLAPKPILLDLAQDPQGAPERLVAEGRWCRWQRDLFVGV, encoded by the coding sequence ATGACGTTTCGCAAGTTTCTCCTTGGAAGGTCCGAAACGACCTCCCGAGCGGCACCGCAGGCCGTGGCCTGGATCGATTCGGTTCCGGAACTCTCCGCCTTTTCGAAAAAGCTTCGGCCGGGCCTCCCGATCGCGATCGATGCCGAATCGGCCTCCTTCCATCACTACCAGGCTCGACTCTGCGTCCTCTCGATCCGGCAGGGCGAGGTCGCGGCCGTGGTCGACACGCTCCGGCTCGACCCCGCGCCCTTGTGGGAGCCGCTTTCCCGATCGCCCTGGATCCTCCACGGGATGGATTTCGATCGGAGGCTCCTGCGGGAGGCAGGCGCGCCCGATCCCCCCTCGGTCTTCGATACGATGATCGCCGCGCAGCTTTGCGGCCTTCCCGCCATCGGCTACGCGGCCTTGGTCCAGCGGTTCTTCGGTGTGGAGATCGCCAAGCAGAGCCAGAAAGCCGACTGGGCCAGGCGCCCCCTTTCTCCGGCGATGCTCGACTACGCCGCCCAGGATGTCCGCTACCTCGAATCCCTCCAAGAACGGCTCACGGGCGAGCTCGACCGGTTGGGACGGCGCGAATGGCACCGGGAGAGCTGCGCCCGCCTCTTGCGCAAGACGGGCGAAGCCGCGGCGGAGAAGTCGGGCGCTTGGCGGATCCGGGGATGGCGCGACCTTCCTCCCGAGGCGCTTCCGTTTCTCCGCTCTCTCTGGGAATGGCGGGAAGAGGAGGCCGCCCGCCGCGACCTGGCTCCGTTCCGGCTGGTCCCTCCGGAGCTGCTGCTCCGATTGGCGGCTTGGGCGGCCGCCCGCAGGGGGCCCCTCCCGGGCAGATGGCTGCCGCGCCACCTGGGCGAGGCGGAGCGCTCCCGGTTGGCCGAGGCGCTCTCCCATCCGAAGGGAACGCCCGAGGAGCTCCTGCCCCCGGCGAAGCCGAGGCTGCGGCTGACCGCGGAAGCGAAGCGGCGGCTGGAGGCCCTTACGGCGACCCGCTCCCGCCTGGCCGCGCGGCTGGGGATCGATCCGGGAGTCCTGGCCCCCAAGCCGATCCTTCTTGATCTGGCTCAAGATCCGCAAGGCGCGCCGGAACGGCTCGTGGCCGAAGGGCGCTGGTGCCGCTGGCAACGCGACCTCTTCGTCGGCGTGTGA